Genomic segment of Bacteroidales bacterium:
TAGATCAGATTATCTATACTTTTCAGATTTTGAGCTTCTTTCACAATAATTACTTGATGATTTGCCATCATCGGAAATCGTTTGGCTGCATTAATAACATCTTCAATTAACAAATCTTTACCATACAGAATTGTTTGGTTAAAAGCTTTCTCAGCTTCATCCAAAACATTAGCGGCAATGAAATCCGTGATTTTATCTATATAAAATGATTCCTCACCGTATAAGAAATATATTGGCTTATATATTTTATTTTCAAGGTTTTTAATAATATCTTCAAACTTCATAGCAAAAAAATGATGCGTAAAGTTAGAATATAATTATATGATAGAAAAAAAAACCGACAAACTGCCGGATTTTAATAGGATTTTTTTTAAGGCCTCGGCCCGCGGTTTTTATCATGTGCATGTCGAAGTATCATTCTTTTGAACTCATTTTCAGCATGTTGCAATAGTATTATTTTCATGGGAGATATTACTTCTTTAAATTTATTTAAATATACTTTTCCGACTTGAGCCAGTTGGATCTCAATATCAACAAATTTGTCAATTAATGCATTAAGATCATCGTTACTCATATTTAAACTGTTTTGTTGAAAATTATGCATCATTTTTCTCCTTTCATCGTGTAAGTTCTCTCTTTTTTTGTCGAATTCTTCATATAAAGGCATAAATTCTTTTTTCTCTTTATCGGTAAGTTGTAGTTCTTTTATAATAAAAGCATACTTTTTTTTTCTTATATCTTCTCTTTTTTGCTGATAATTGCCTCCTTGTGCATAAGCCAGTCCGCTCAGAATCAGAATTGTTATGATTGTGCTTAATAATTGTTTCATTTTTTAAAATTTAGAATTTTATATTTCAGCCAAAATATCTTCATAGTCAGAGTAATCATCAGAATAATCAATGAAATATTCATAGGCTGCTTCTTGTTCTGTACTGTTTGTTATTTCATCAGTTTCTTCATATGTATATGCAATAAGTGAATTTGCATCTGTATCTTCAATATAATCGGCAATTTCAATTTCCATTTCAGCACTGTCAACATTGCTGAAGTTAAATATTTCTGCGTATTGAATATCTTGATCATAAAAATCACTGTCATTAAATTCAGTTATTGTTTTTTTGCCGTCTAAAACAGATAGTGTTATTTGCCATATTACCAACACTAAAATTATACCTGCCGCAATTGACAAATATGGTTTAAGCATTTGTATAACACCTGTTAATTTATTATTAATTTTCTTTACACTGAAATTTCTGAAATAATTTTCCGGAACAATAAACGGATTTTCATTTCCGTATTCTTCTTTTAATTTTTCTTCGGAGATACGAGTTTGAATTTGATCTGTCAAAGATTCAAAATAATTTTCCGGAACTCCGAAAGAATTGTTTTTATTTATACCTGTTAATTTTGCCATGTCTGTTATTTGACTCTCATTTTACTGATATGTTTAATGGGTTTTTACAAATTCTTCAACTTTTTTTACGGCATGGTGATAAGATGCTTTCAGACCGCCGACTGTAACATCAAGAATTTCAGCCATGTCTTTATATTTTATTTCATCAAAATACTTCATATTGAATACGATACGTTGTTTTTCAGGGAGATTAAGAACAGCTTTTTGCAGAATTAATTGTGCTTTATCGCCATTGAAATATTCATCAGATTGCAAAGTATTGCTTAAATAGTCTTCGTAAATTTCGAAAGAATCTTCAGCTTTTTTCTTTTTTTTATTTATAAACGTAATTGATTCATTGGTAGCAATTCGAAATAACCATGTATAGATTTTAGAATCTCCTTTGAAGTTTTCCAAATATCGCCATACTTT
This window contains:
- a CDS encoding sigma-70 family RNA polymerase sigma factor, with amino-acid sequence MNSTNTESQISHLLKEKDITSAFNQIVEEYKERLYWHIRKIVLIHEDADDVLQNTFVKVWRYLENFKGDSKIYTWLFRIATNESITFINKKKKKAEDSFEIYEDYLSNTLQSDEYFNGDKAQLILQKAVLNLPEKQRIVFNMKYFDEIKYKDMAEILDVTVGGLKASYHHAVKKVEEFVKTH